The DNA segment TTCACTATCCTTTTAGCCTCTATGATTGATTATCTACGTTATTGTCGCAATGCTCATTTATGAGTtattccttctttcttgctaatgaCACGTATGCTAATGTCAATGATTGGGGAAGGGAGGCCCATGTGCCTTTGCCATAGCTCTTATGCTTTGAACTCATAGATAACCTCTTTCTCTATTTTTGttgtaccctttttttttttttttttttttttgacgatGACCCCTATGCCAATGTCAACGATGGGTGGAGAGGAGGCCCATGTGCCTTTGCCAATGGAAGAAATGTGAGGGCGATGAGCATGTGTGGGAGTAAAGATGATTGCCGATGGAAGtactattaaaaataatattctattaGAATTTTTGAAAAGGAGGTACTAACTAAAACTTTTCAAAAATAAACTTtttatgagaatatatatatatatatatatatatatatatatactattcacCACGTCTTGTTCATAGAAGATCGGTCCatgattctttcttataaatagaCAAAGCTATCGCCCTTCTAGTTCACTACACCTATTCATGTCAGACTCTTAACCATACATTTTTCTTCGTAAGATCGATTTCTTTGTCGTACTACATTTAATCACGATGGTTTCAATTCTTAAATTTTGAGATTGAAAACGAACATAATCATTTCTGAATagaaatcattttgagaatgGATGGTTCTGATATTTATTTTAaccattgatttttatttttaattaaaataatttaagataaaaatttataatttgaaaataaaaatatttctttaaattttgaatcatttattcaaatcGAACTCGTCAGTTCAATTTAAGAAACCACCCATTTCGATTGTAAAAAATCAGAAGACGTAATCAAATTGTCTAAATCTAATTTCTATTCGATTTAGAACCAATAAAACGAATGAGCTATCAAAGATTGTACGTCTCTCTTTTTCTGAGAAGATTGATGaatgttataaattttgataaaCGAAAAGTATGAGAGCCCCACGCTGGTATATGTCGTAGTCGACATAACGTGACCTGGGAACCAATCGGGTCACTATTAAGAATTCGTCATGACCACGTGCCTGGAATATATATAAAGAGTACAAATGTGGTGTATATTATCTTCCACCTTGTTGGAATAAACAAAGAGAACAATAATTGTTAGCAGTTTAGTATCTCCCTCGTCTGTGTTCTTCAATTCCACCATCGTCACGGTGTGCGTCATTGGTTACCTCAGCTAAGTCGGTGGTTAGTACCTTCATTTTATGTGATGACGTAACATCAAGCATCAGACTTTCCAGGGCAGAATCTGCGTATGGGTTACGTTCCCCATATTATAATCCTTCTTGGTGGAACAGAAAGCTCCAACGGATATTTGTGGTGCTACCAAGTCCCTCATTTGTGCTACCAACTTCACTACTTTGCGAGTACTGACATCATACTTCCCCGTAACGACAACAGTATAAGCTTTTTTGTGTGTCATAATCAAAGTCCATTATTTATCTTAAAGCTAACGGTGTCGAAGAGGAACATTAGATTTGATATCCGAAAGTCCATTATTTATCCGGAAGAATACAAAGGTATCGAAGAGGAACATTAGATTTGATAACATATCTGAAACCTAAGGATAGATCGAATGATCTGATACACCCATCCAACAAAGCAGTAAATAACGTGCATTCAAAGCAGCAGCACCTCGTTGACCAACCTGTCCAAGTTCAAGAACGAGGACCCACCTGGTTGTGTTGCCCTCACGGCTCTCTCCTTCCACTCCGCTGCCTTCTTCCTcatctccttccccttctccCCTCCCATCAACTCCCTTATCGACGCTTCCACCTCTTCCCTCTTCACGTCGTTGTCGATCTCCATTCCCACACCCCACTCGGTGCACGCGTACCGGCAGTTGGTCTGCTGCTCCGCGAAGAATGGCCACGACAGCATCGCCACCCCGTTGCTTATGCTCTCGATCGTCGAGTTCCACCCGCTGTGGGTGAGGAAGCCGCCGACGGAGGCGTGCGACAGCACCGCCTCCTGTGGGCACCAGCTCGCCAACAGCCCCCTCCCCTTCGTCTCCTCCAGGAACTCCTCCGGCAGCACGGCCGCGTCCCCCTTCACCAGATCCGGCCGTATCACCCACAAGAACTCGTACTTGCAGTTCGCCAGACCCCATGCGAACTCTATCAGCTGCGTGTTTGTCATCACCGTAATGCTGCCGAAGTTGACGTACACGACCGACGCCGGTGCCCTGCCGTGGAGCCACTCCAAGCACCCGCTTTCTTCCTTCCACAGATTCGAGCGGACCGAGGTCAGCGGGTTGTCGGGAGCTCGGCGAGAAAGCAAAGTGAGAGGACCGATGGTGTAGATCGGCGGGAGCATCGCCGCCATGGCTTCCAGGACCGGCTGCTCCAGTTCGTCGAAGGTGTTCATGATGACCGCCTTGGCCATGGAGGCTCTTTGGGCCTCACGGTTGAGGTAGTTGAGCATGATGTCGTCGGGGTCCGTCGTGCGAATGAAGGTGGGCAGATCCTTCAGTCTCATGTTCTTCAATCCTGGAATCCACTCCACTGCCATGTCGAGGTATCCATTCGTGATGTCACTCTCATCTGTGGATGCAGTACACATGAAGTAAGCGATGTGGACTGCTTTGGAGTGGAAGAAGGGAGGTCGTTTTAGGCACCTTTGAGAGGCGTGAGACCTCTTTCGAGGAGATGTTTGTAATGGAGATAGCCCATGAAGCCACAGGCGCTGGGGGTCCAAAACATCACCTCGGGGATGCTGAGCTCCTTGGCGGCGTCGAGGGTGAAGCTCATGATTCCGTCGGACACGACGCACGACACCGGCGGAGAACCTTTGTTGAGCTGCCTGAGGAGGTCGAGGAAGGGGGGGAGAGCGTTGTTCTGGATGGATTCACACAGCGAGGGGATGTCCTGCGTCGCGTCCTTGTCGGAGGGAGGGAGGCCGTCGGGGATGGACTCGAAGCGGAAGTCGGGGAGGACGTCGTCGGAGGAGAGAGCTTTGGAACGGAGGAGGCGTCTGTGGTTGTACTGGGTGTTGACGAAGGTTATGTGGAAGCCATGGGAGTGGAGGAGCTTGGCGAGCATCATCATAGGTGTTACGTGGCCTTGCGCCGGGTAAGGGATGCACACTACATGAGGCTTTCTCGTCGTCATGCaacgcatctctctctctctctctctctttctctctctctcactgcttTGGTTTCTGTGAGGATGTTGCTACCAGAAGCAAGGCTTATATTAGCAGCGGAAGAAAAGAAATCTTGTCCTTGGGCGGCAGAGTGGATGTGGCTCGGTGGCCGTCCCTTTTTTTCTGATGCTGCATTACTTTGAAACTCTCAACCGCGTGATAATTATCTCAGGGAAAGACAACAttaatgaataccaaagataataatatatttgtGTCTACACTTGTcatggcctttttttttttttttttttcctctatgTTTATATTTATCGGGTAAAAATCAGTTGAaatggaatatttttttttttccttgtatcAAAATGATTCTttgtcaaaataccaacttgatatccaaatagaaataaataatagaacaaaaaatcaatcacacagttagATCAAATCTTTTAAAGTGAAAAACTCAATAtgaaaaaaaccacgggaccatagtccacctcaaacttctactattaataataataataacaggtttaccgtaaatcttctctagaataattataataacatcaagaacatagatcttggctctaacaTATTatcataggatggatctcctcataaaagaattctaggtctcacaaagtaggtatagcaggaaagtatcttagagagggtaaactgtagatcaacaccgttaggattgtagagtttgttgcaaggattctccacataaaatttgggccaaaactgacaatgtttgaCCACCGATTGTCAagcaaaaactcagaaacctaatctttctctctccttctctctctgcgTCGCCGCTCGTTGCACGCTCACCTGCACACACGCACGCTGCACTCTCTAATTTGCTgccctcaccttttgccctttctctcttaattattgatttgggtttaataggcccaattatccaagcccacatataggttggacccaacaattctccccctccagctcatatggtgagcTATACTAAGcttgctcttcgcctacatgcttcaagcttctccttaggcaaagactttatcaatatatctgatccattctcattagtatatattttttccaattgtaattctttcatctcaagcacatcacgaatccaatgatatctcacattaatatgcttggatctagaatgatatgttgaattcttggagaggtgaatgacgctctaACTATCAcattaaacagtatatccttcataTTTCAAGCCCaatcctatagaaactttttcatccataaagcttccttgtaggatttagtaattgctatgtattttgCTTTTGTGATTGATAGAGCAATACACTTCTGTTACTTAGACTGTCAAGAGACTGCTCctataaatgtcatcaagaatcccaaagtggacttcctggaatcagtattacCGGTCATGTTTGCATctatgtaaccttctaacacaggttcatcactgccaaaacataaacacaacctggaagtacctattagatatcttaatatccatttcactgcaacccaatgttcctttctaggatttgagagaaatcggctgacaactccaactgcatgagctatatctagcctagtataaactataacatacatcaaactacctactgtagatgagtaaggcactctggatatttttcttttttttttctcgtttataggacattgtttcaaactaagcttgaaatgacctacaagtggggaataaactgctttggctttactcatgttgaatctttcaagaaccttttcaatgtaagtctcctgagatagccaaatcttccttttcttcttatcatgaagaatcttcatgtcaagtatttgtttcaccgatcccaagtctttcatggcaaaagacttagctctcttttaagctttccaatttttccaacatcatggccaataatcagcatatcatcaacatatagcagtaaaataataaaatcatcatctgaaaaattCTTCATAAATacataatgatcagatgtggttctatcatacccttggctcatcataaaggaattaaacttcttataccactgtctaggtttagtccatataagcttttcctaagcttacacaccatattttcttttcccttgactttgaaaccttctgattgctccatgtaaatttctttttctaagtcaccatgaagaaatgctatttttacatcaagttgctcaacttctaaattcaagcgggcaactaaaccaagaacaactcggatagaggacattttcataactagagaaaatatttcttcaaagtcaatacctttcttctgactgaatcctttcacaactagtcgtgccttgtatctttgttgtgagctattattttcagacttcaatttgtaaacccatttattcttgagagatttcttctctttaggcaactttaccaaatcatatgtgtggttctcaagcaaggatctcatctcttcttgcatgactttaacccactcattcttattcttatGTAGAATAACTTCTtgataagtttctggctctcccccgctagtaagcataacatattcatgtggaggatatctggttgatggttgtcgctctctagtggatcttctcaatgaaatctcaactggtggtggaggtgcttgttcagttggttcagcatcatcaactataggtgtatcatcactggtattctcatcataatcttcttgttcatctcccctatgatcatcatgaactacaagtgaaggaactagacccaaactccaaggaatataaatagaggtttcttgcttcttaatattatcaccatcatcaaataattggtcttcaagaaacacaacatctctgcttctaataatcttcttgttcactggatctcaTAATATgtatccaaactcttcatgaccatatcctaagaagatatatgcttttgctttactatcaagcttggacatctcatctttgggaatatgaacaaatgctttacacctaaagactcttaagtgattataaaatatatcttttcctctccatactctctttggaacatcacctttcagaggaactgatggagaaagatttatcagatcaaccgtagttctcatagcctcccccaaaatgactttggtagcttggcgtgagaaagcatacacctaatcctttcttcaatagttCTGTTTATCCTTTCTACTACactgttctgttgaggagttttaggaactgttttctcaagcctaataccatggaacctgcaataattctcaaaaggacccctgtactcgccaccattatctgatcgaatatactttagttttctgccggtttttctttcaacactgacatgaaactcattgaaaacatcgagtacctggtcattAGATTtttaaagcaaaagcccacacttttctagaatggtcatcaataaaagtaacaaaataaagagcacctccaagagttctagtttgcatagtataaacatcagtatgaactaaatcaataacatcttatCTTCTAGATGATAGATATGTATGGAatacaactctatgtgtttttccaactaagcaatgatcacaagatttaagagatgtaccttgcaactctggtaaaaactgctttctagcaagagtttgaagtcccttatcGCTGATATGtctaagcctcttatgccaaagatctatactttcacctttttgaattgcattaatctctcctttgtgtagcttaagcttccatgacataaaaagagttaagtttctttcctcttgtcacaatcagagaacctttagtgagtttccatttgcttttacCAAATttgtgtgcaaagccctcatcatcaagtctacctataaatatcaagttaagacgaatatctggaacatgccttatatCTTTGAGTATCGATTTGCTCCCAATATTGGTCTCCAAACAAATATCTCTAATACTCACAATCTTAGATATACCGTTGTTTCCCATTATGAGATTACCAAAATCACtagtagtgtaagatctaaaaaaatcactatgagaagtgacatgaaatgaagcactagagtcaattacctaattactgtcctgagctacaagactaactcaACCTTCATcatagacaatagtgatattaccttcagtagcaactgtattggtctctttctcatttttcttcagttCATTCTATTCTCACTTCAAAACCCTacgctctttcttcatgtgacctagcctgttacagtgaaaacatttaatatctcttctagacttggatcttcctctatattcaTGTgggtttctactatgacttcttccacgtctttcttatttttcagtaacaaatgcactagaagaagattcaccatgttTTTTCCTTCTGGCATTTTCATTTAGCaaattgtctttaaccatatctatagttagagttccctttgACGTGgattctttgaactttgatttatagaatatcattgaacttggttttcaaaccccctctaaacctatgaatgaatggaatgactttgagaaaaaatcattttctttaaatacaaaacctatgaatgctttgttttgtgctttggataaaaataagtttaatcatattttaacttatgaaactacacatgacatttgacacactcttgaaatcacatatgaaggcactagtagagttaaagatttaaaaattaatctattgatacatgattttaaattattttgaatgaaaccaagcaaaactatcgttgatatgtacacccgttttacggatgtcatcaatagtttaaaagcacttagtaaaaaaattttgaatcatgaacttgtgaataaagttttacgttctcttcctaaaaactgagattcaaaagtaactatcatATAAAaggcaaaaaatttaaataaattttcactggAAGAatttattggttcattgatgacatatgatatgacgtgcaaggcacatgatgaacttgagaacaaccttccaaagaacatgaaggatttgacacttagaacaaaagaaaactactcgagcaaaagctcaagtgatgatgacatagaacttcgcacaagtaaatttattaaatttataaaaCTTGAAacgaagaataaaaatgaacttaacaaGAAAAAGCTACCAAAAAATAAGAAAGCACTTAAGGTGACTTAGGACGAAACgaatgcatccgaagatgaggagcaccagtgaagatgaagtggcgaacttcactttgatgactctcgacaataaGGTAAACAACTTAAACGAATcttctttactttactatgaaattacttgatgcttttcatgagttattttttaattagttagtaaaaaaaaaaataataataataaatatcatgattttctttctagtgatttaaaaaaaaatattagaaatttgatcatgacaatttcatgttaactcctagcactaagcatgaaaatttagatttacttaaaaagaaaaatacattactacaacaaataaaataattttgattaaaaatgctttatgtttaatgaaatcatacttgatgatttaataatgcataatgatgtaatactataatgaaaatgttaaaaagttTTGGTTTCATGGTtgacaattttatatttaattatgcatgatgatttgaagcaatgatgattttttggtgatttatggtttattgatcttgatgatttctatgataaaattagcttttttgattttaaatgatgatgcatgtgttgattatgacataaaaaaaaaggcatatttgtataaaataaattatataaattgaaacaagtaaaaagggaatgtattttgaaaatttctctatatctatcttatcgatttttcattttgaatc comes from the Musa acuminata AAA Group cultivar baxijiao chromosome BXJ2-8, Cavendish_Baxijiao_AAA, whole genome shotgun sequence genome and includes:
- the LOC135619441 gene encoding 7-deoxyloganetin glucosyltransferase-like codes for the protein MRCMTTRKPHVVCIPYPAQGHVTPMMMLAKLLHSHGFHITFVNTQYNHRRLLRSKALSSDDVLPDFRFESIPDGLPPSDKDATQDIPSLCESIQNNALPPFLDLLRQLNKGSPPVSCVVSDGIMSFTLDAAKELSIPEVMFWTPSACGFMGYLHYKHLLERGLTPLKDESDITNGYLDMAVEWIPGLKNMRLKDLPTFIRTTDPDDIMLNYLNREAQRASMAKAVIMNTFDELEQPVLEAMAAMLPPIYTIGPLTLLSRRAPDNPLTSVRSNLWKEESGCLEWLHGRAPASVVYVNFGSITVMTNTQLIEFAWGLANCKYEFLWVIRPDLVKGDAAVLPEEFLEETKGRGLLASWCPQEAVLSHASVGGFLTHSGWNSTIESISNGVAMLSWPFFAEQQTNCRYACTEWGVGMEIDNDVKREEVEASIRELMGGEKGKEMRKKAAEWKERAVRATQPGGSSFLNLDRLVNEVLLL